A region of the Atribacteraceae bacterium genome:
AATTGCGCAAAGCAATTGAAGCTTTTGTTGCTGCATATGGACCTACAGCAAGACCATTTGCATGGCGCAAGAGGGAAGTCAAAGGTAGGCAGCTTAGAAATACTATCGTAAACTTAGGCAATTAAGTACTAGGGCGGTGAAAAGCGGAAATACAGTAAGTCACCGTCCTGTACCGGATATTCCTTACCTTCCAAGCGTATTTTTCCCAGGTGGCGGGCCTGCTCGAGAGAACCAATTTCACTGAGTTCCCGGAAGTTGATCACTTCTGCTCTGATGAATCCCTTTTCCATGTCCGTGTGTACTTTACCGGCGGCGGCAGGAGCCAGAGAACCAGCGGGAATTTCCCAGGCGCGGAGTTCTTTGTCTCCAAACGTAAAAAACGTCACTAACCCCAGACGGCGATAGGCCTCATTGACCAGTCGGACAAGACCGCTGTGCTCGATGCCGAATTCCCGGAAAAACTGTGCCTGTTCTTCAGGCGGAAGTTCACTCAATTCTTCTTCAAGCCGGCCATACACCGTGATCAGCGAGGTTTTCTGAAAGGAAGGATGCTTTCTTAATTCTTCGGCCAGAAAACCTCCGGCGGCGGATTCATCGCAATTGGCTACATAAATGAGGGGTTTACGAGTCAACAGTTGAAATTCCCGGAGGATCTCATCGTCTTCCCGGGTCAACGGGTAATCACCCCCCGATCGGCCATCGGCCAGTATATCACGGCAGCGGCGCAGGACTTCACCTTCCCGCGCCATGGCCGGATCTTTCACCTTGCGTTCCAGATCCGCAATTTTTTTCAGGCGCCGTTCCACCACCTCCAAATCAGCGAGCAGCAGTTCGAGGGTAAGAACTTCCTGATCTCTGAGAGGATCGACGGAACCCAGGACATGGGTCACCTGGGAATCGGAAAACAAGCGCAGAACCATCACCAGCGCATCGACTCCCCGGAGATCAGCCAGAAAACGGTTTCCCAGGCCTTCACCCTGGCTGGCCCCCCTGACTAAGCCAGCGACATCGACAAACTCTACCGTAGCCGGTACCAGGCGCGGTGGTTTGAGCAGTTTTTCCAGAAACAGGAGGCGGTGGTCGGGAACCGAAGCAACTCCCCGGTTGGACAGAATGGTGGAAAAGGGGTAACTGGCGGCAAGGGCCCGATTGGCAGTCAGCAGATTAAAAATCGTGGTTTTTCCCGAGTTGGGCAGCCCGATGATGCCGGCCTTCAAACCCATCTTCAGAGTCCTTCCAGCAAGCTTTCCTGTGGTTTCAAGCGTATTTCTTTACGAAGGATTTCCCGGATTTTACGTTCGAGTTCCCGCCGCGGAACCATCACAAAACGGCCGCATCCCACACAACGCATACCAATATCCAACCCGATCCTGACCACCCGCCATTCCCGGCTACCACAGGGGTGACCCTTCTTCAGGGTTAACACGTCATCAATCTCGATCCGAACAATACTCACTAGGTGATCTCCAAAAAGGCGCCGGGCGTTCCACCGCCAGTATAGTCTCTATTCTCTGTAAATAAAAACAGTGATGGGTGATCGGTGATAGTTAAAGGTGATAATTCTTGCACGCTTCATCCAATCCGCAATTTTTAAAGAACGCTATCGTCGGACAGCGACGGATTGACTCCATTGAAAAAGGGATAGTCCGGTGGGGATCCCCACCGGACTATCCGGAGTAGTTCTCCTCACAAATTACTTTCTCCAGAGGGCGGCGGGGTGAGGGCTGATGGATTTTTGCCGGATATCCCAGCGGGGTCAACCCCACCACCCGGACTTCGGGAGGCACAGAACACAACTCTTTGATCTTTTCCTCATCAAAGTTGCCGATCCAGCAGGTCCCCAATCCCTTATTCCAGGCCGCGAGCATCAGGTGATCCATGGCAATGGCAACATCCATCGGCCAGCTTTCCATGTACTTGCCGATAAAGCTGCCCCGGCTCACCGCACAGGCCACAATAACCACCGGCGCTTCCCCGATGAATTCCTGCCCGGCACAGGCTTGAGCGATCAAGCGTTTTTTTTTGTCATTCCTAATTACAATAAGCTTCCATGGCTGGAGATTTTTCGCCGAAGGAGCTAGCCGGGCAGCCTCCAAAATTTCCTTCAGGTCTTCAGGATT
Encoded here:
- a CDS encoding IS630 family transposase, with the protein product LRKAIEAFVAAYGPTARPFAWRKREVKGRQLRNTIVNLGN
- the ychF gene encoding redox-regulated ATPase YchF; the encoded protein is MGLKAGIIGLPNSGKTTIFNLLTANRALAASYPFSTILSNRGVASVPDHRLLFLEKLLKPPRLVPATVEFVDVAGLVRGASQGEGLGNRFLADLRGVDALVMVLRLFSDSQVTHVLGSVDPLRDQEVLTLELLLADLEVVERRLKKIADLERKVKDPAMAREGEVLRRCRDILADGRSGGDYPLTREDDEILREFQLLTRKPLIYVANCDESAAGGFLAEELRKHPSFQKTSLITVYGRLEEELSELPPEEQAQFFREFGIEHSGLVRLVNEAYRRLGLVTFFTFGDKELRAWEIPAGSLAPAAAGKVHTDMEKGFIRAEVINFRELSEIGSLEQARHLGKIRLEGKEYPVQDGDLLYFRFSPP
- a CDS encoding DUF951 domain-containing protein produces the protein MSIVRIEIDDVLTLKKGHPCGSREWRVVRIGLDIGMRCVGCGRFVMVPRRELERKIREILRKEIRLKPQESLLEGL
- a CDS encoding nitroreductase family protein; protein product: MEMLEVISGRRSIRKFWTENVNPEDLKEILEAARLAPSAKNLQPWKLIVIRNDKKKRLIAQACAGQEFIGEAPVVIVACAVSRGSFIGKYMESWPMDVAIAMDHLMLAAWNKGLGTCWIGNFDEEKIKELCSVPPEVRVVGLTPLGYPAKIHQPSPRRPLEKVICEENYSG